The Marinitoga sp. 1197 genome includes a window with the following:
- a CDS encoding PQQ-binding-like beta-propeller repeat protein: protein MAIDGKGGQTSCPIWSFTTIKNNPPQIEITYPKDNSTNIELSPIITWNATDNENDNIKYNIYLNDEIIKENCTLKIYQLSNLNPDTIYTIKIEAIDKYNAKTEVMIPFKTTKEPTISLKTPKNKSIVIGKTITLIWTANDPDNDKLFFYVYLDKNTEPITKIKSDITENNITVNVSDYDTYYWKVVAKEDKGATTESEIYSFKYIDLGVLKWNFKTNSFISYSSPAIDIDNVIYVVSWDNYLYAINHDGTLKWKIRTNSFISSPAIGNDGTIYIGSNDGYLYAIYTTSKGLADSPWPKFQHDNQNTGNYNHEK, encoded by the coding sequence GTGGCAATTGATGGTAAAGGCGGACAAACATCATGTCCTATTTGGAGTTTTACCACAATTAAAAATAATCCACCTCAAATAGAAATAACATATCCAAAAGACAATTCAACAAATATTGAATTAAGTCCTATAATAACCTGGAATGCTACAGATAATGAAAATGATAATATAAAATATAACATCTATCTAAACGATGAGATTATAAAAGAAAACTGCACATTAAAAATATATCAATTATCTAATTTAAATCCTGATACAATATACACCATAAAAATAGAAGCAATTGATAAATATAATGCTAAAACAGAAGTTATGATACCATTCAAAACAACAAAAGAACCAACTATTTCTTTAAAAACACCTAAAAACAAAAGTATTGTTATAGGAAAAACAATTACATTAATCTGGACAGCAAATGATCCTGACAATGACAAATTATTCTTTTATGTATATCTAGATAAAAACACTGAACCAATTACTAAAATTAAATCAGATATAACAGAAAATAACATTACAGTCAATGTTTCAGATTATGACACATATTATTGGAAAGTTGTAGCTAAAGAGGATAAAGGAGCAACAACCGAAAGTGAAATTTATTCATTTAAATATATTGATCTAGGAGTTTTAAAATGGAACTTTAAAACTAATAGCTTTATTTCTTATTCATCCCCGGCTATTGATATTGATAATGTCATTTATGTTGTATCTTGGGATAATTATTTATATGCAATAAACCATGATGGAACTTTAAAATGGAAAATTAGAACTAATAGCTTTATATCTTCACCAGCTATTGGAAATGATGGAACTATATATATTGGATCGAATGATGGGTATTTATACGCAATTTATACTACAAGTAAAGGATTAGCTGATTCACCATGGCCAAAATTCCAACATGACAATCAAAATACTGGCAATTATAATCATGAAAAATGA